In Helianthus annuus cultivar XRQ/B chromosome 3, HanXRQr2.0-SUNRISE, whole genome shotgun sequence, a single window of DNA contains:
- the LOC110908843 gene encoding NADH kinase, with translation MGRRRLLLLLKPLDTYSFHQSNGASRSINPKVLHYLDSRRRVHKDAIESCRSILQRNSIEWDATFCNNLSRPIQDVDLVVTLGGDGTLLQASHFLDDSIPLLGVNSDPTQPQEVQELSNEFDATRSTGYLCAATVKNFEQILNNILEGQTTPSELSRMSIHVNSIPLSTYALNDILVADPCPASASRFSFRIRKDGESSSPLVNCRSSGLRISTATGSTAAMLSAGGYQMPVLSKDLQYMVREPISPEAARLSLMHGLIKPNESMDVDWYTKEGLIYIDGSYPAHPVQHGDTIKVSSHGPILKVFLPNHLLPSKM, from the exons ATGGGAAGAAGGCGTTTGTTGCTGCTTCTAAAGCCGTTGGATACCTACTCGTTTCATCAATCAAACGGTGCATCTCGTTCTATAAACCCTAAG GTATTACACTATCTGGATAGCAGGCGCAGAGTTCACAAAGATGCCATAGAATCTTGTAGAAGTATTTTACAAAGAAACTCCATTGAATGGGACGCTACTTTTTGTAATAATCTATCACGACCCATTCAAGATGTGGATCTTGTTGTTACTCTTGGCGGTGACGGCACCCTCTTGCAAGCAAGCCACTTTTTGGATGATTCAATCCCGTTACTTGGAGTAAACTCTGACCCCACTCAACCACAAGAG GTGCAAGAGCTAAGTAACGAGTTTGATGCTACTAGAAGCACGGGCTATCTTTGTGCCGCAACTGTCAAAAACTTTGAACAG ATACTAAATAACATCCTCGAGGGTCAAACAACTCCTTCTGAACTATCGAGAATGTCGATTCATGTGAACTCAATACCATTGTCAACATATGCTCTTAATGACATTTTAGTTGCTGATCCATGTCCTGCTTCTGCTTCTAGGTTCTCTTTCAG gattagGAAAGACGGTGAATCAAGTTCGCCTCTGGTCAACTGCAGATCTAGTGGTCTGAGAATCTCAACAGCTACTGGATCAACGGCAGCAATGCTGTCCGCTGGTGGATACCAGATGCCCGTTTTATCCAAAGATCTCCAGTACATGGTGAGAGAGCCCATTTCACCAGAAGCGGCCCGCTTGAGTTTAATGCATGGGTTAATAAAACCTAATGAATCAATGGATGTCGATTGGTACACGAAAGAGGGACTTATCTACATCGATGGTTCTTATCCCGCTCATCCTGTTCAACATGGTGATACCATAAAAGTATCTTCTCATGGCCCGATTTTGAAAGTGTTTTTACCTAACCATTTATTACCAAGTAAGATGTGA